The Nakaseomyces glabratus chromosome D, complete sequence nucleotide sequence CAAGAAGAACCAAGACGGTTCCAATGCTCAAAACATGACAAAGCCAAAGACAACCCCGGCTGCTTTGACTGATCACCCTACAGCATCCAATGCACCAGCAGCACCTTTGGTAAACTCCTCGGCCACCATGCCCACAGGTGCTACTCCAACAGGCCAAGTCGTTGCTAGCGCTACGCCAACGCCTCAGGTGAGTCTCGATGAGAAACCCATGGGTGGCCCAGTTAATGCAGTCTCTGCTAGTGCAACACCGGGCCCTGCCACAACGAATGGTGCTACACCAGCAAACGGCACAACAGATCCAGCACAGCCAACTGTACCAGGTGCTACTATACTGGAGGATGCAGGTCCAGCTGAGGACCCCACTAAAGTCGGTCTGGTTAAGTACGACGGTAAAGAAATGGATAGCGCAGACCTTGCCGAGGAGCCTACAGTAGATCCAATGGCTGATGTGGCCCCTGATGGAGGTGGTAGAGCGAAGAGAGGTGGTCTGAGAAGGAAAACACGTCAATTGAAGGTACTAGATGAAAATGCTAAGAAACTGAGATTCGAGGAATTTTACCCTTGGGTCATGGAAGATTTCGATGGTTACAACACATGGGTAGGTTCTTATGAGGCTGGTAATTCTGACTCTTATGTTCTATTGAGtgttgaagatgatggTAGTTTCACTATGATTCCTGCTGATAAAGTGTACAAGTTTACCGCAAGAAATAAGTATGCCACATTGACAATCGATGAAGCAGAAAAGAGAATGGATAAAAAGAGTGGTGAAGTCCCAAGATGGTTGATGAAACATTTGGATAATATAGGTACgacaacaacaagataTGATAGAACTAGAAGAAAACTGAAAGCAGTTGCCGATCAGAGAACTGCGGACGATGAATATAATCATAGTGATAACTCAGAAAATGAACTTGAttatgatgaagaatttgcggatgatgaagaagcaCCAATAATTGACGGTAATGAACAAGAGAATAAAGAATCTGAGCAAagaataaagaaagaaatgctACAGGCAAATGCAATGGGTTTGCGTGATGACGAACAAGTATCAGAAGCAGAAGATACTGAACTCTTTGGtgagaagaagattgatgaagaaggtgaaCGTATTAAAAAAGCATTACAAAAAACCGAATTGGCTGCTTTGTATTCTtcagatgaagatgaaataaatCCTTATCTATCCGAATCTGATCTGGAGAAAGAGGACGAGGCAGAAAAGGAAGAATCAGAAGATTCTCAGTCGAAGAAGGGCTCTCCAAAGAAACAAGAGGGGAAATCTAGACAAGGCACCCCATCCGCACACACCGTAAGGGAGCAAAATATCAGAGTTAAGAGTATAAAGGACTGTGTAATAGTGCTTAAGGGTAAGCCATCATTGCTAACTAGCTTTCCTGCTGGGGCATGGAATCCTAATGCTGTATCTTTGAAGCGTACAGCTGATGAAGTCTCCATTAAAAAAGAACCAGGTTCCGAATCGcctaataaaaaaatcaagGTTGAAAATGGTGAAATTCCTTTGATTACTGAACAAGATATAATAAATGCTATGAGTGGTGGAAAGGTTAATGTCAAAGAGTTCGGTaaaaagataagaaaaatGTTTCCCGGTCcagaaaacaagaaacttATGTTCGTTCTTGTTAAGAAACTATGCCGGAAAGTGGATGACGAACATATGGAACTAAAAGcatgaaaaatttaaataGTTATTTATAAAGACATATAAATAAAGTTTTCTCATAAGCAATTTATATGggatatttttattctgtTAGGGTGGTATGGAAACGGTATGCAtaaagaaaccaaaaactTGCTAGGGCCTAGTGGAGATGCTTATTTATTGTACATTTAAgtgttattatattatatattatgcTTGCTGTTCGTAATTAATAATGGCAGTTAATCATGCTACTTCCATCAAtgcatcttcatcatcttcatcttcatcatcaccGTCTTCCACACTCTTGGCAGGCATTTCTTCCACAGGTGCATTAGGGTCACCTCTCATTAGCATATTTACAATTCTGTAACACAGTT carries:
- the TFG1 gene encoding transcription factor IIF subunit TFG1 (CAGL0D05478g~Ortholog(s) have protein phosphatase activator activity, transcription factor activity, core RNA polymerase II binding activity), with product MSSGRGIRTAGGRSGDGPSDASPFIKPDRMRRNFLRNRRNKNIMVKKNDPEDIESREKMMLMGGVEGVKQEEVKPDLSALKDKDNEVYNEFPLRAVSREALENMRTHLLKFQSKKRIQPTENFHLPVRLHRKDTRNLQFQLTRAEIVQRQKEIAEYKKNQDGSNAQNMTKPKTTPAALTDHPTASNAPAAPLVNSSATMPTGATPTGQVVASATPTPQVSLDEKPMGGPVNAVSASATPGPATTNGATPANGTTDPAQPTVPGATILEDAGPAEDPTKVGLVKYDGKEMDSADLAEEPTVDPMADVAPDGGGRAKRGGLRRKTRQLKVLDENAKKLRFEEFYPWVMEDFDGYNTWVGSYEAGNSDSYVLLSVEDDGSFTMIPADKVYKFTARNKYATLTIDEAEKRMDKKSGEVPRWLMKHLDNIGTTTTRYDRTRRKLKAVADQRTADDEYNHSDNSENELDYDEEFADDEEAPIIDGNEQENKESEQRIKKEMLQANAMGLRDDEQVSEAEDTELFGEKKIDEEGERIKKALQKTELAALYSSDEDEINPYLSESDLEKEDEAEKEESEDSQSKKGSPKKQEGKSRQGTPSAHTVREQNIRVKSIKDCVIVLKGKPSLLTSFPAGAWNPNAVSLKRTADEVSIKKEPGSESPNKKIKVENGEIPLITEQDIINAMSGGKVNVKEFGKKIRKMFPGPENKKLMFVLVKKLCRKVDDEHMELKA